The following proteins are encoded in a genomic region of Dokdonia donghaensis DSW-1:
- a CDS encoding sulfite exporter TauE/SafE family protein, which produces MEVLEVLGYISALIIGISLGLIGGGGSILAVPVLAYLFSVNEKVATAYSLFIVGASALVGGLKQHLKGYVDWRTAVVFGIPAIVGVTMVRHYVVPALPDVLFTISDFDFTRRMAMFGLFAILMIPAAFSMLKKRKECPEKNDGKVSYNYSLILVEGLLVGSITGMIGAGGGFLIIPALVILANIKMKVAVGTSLIIIAFKSLMGFFLGDALTMDVDWVFLSIFTLISLLGIFIGSYLSNFIDGQKLKKGFGYFIFAMAIFIFYMEFFVNK; this is translated from the coding sequence ATGGAAGTTTTAGAAGTATTAGGATATATAAGTGCACTCATTATAGGCATTTCCTTAGGTCTCATAGGTGGTGGTGGCTCCATACTTGCGGTACCTGTACTTGCATATTTGTTTTCTGTAAATGAAAAAGTAGCAACTGCATACTCTTTATTTATTGTAGGTGCTAGTGCGCTCGTAGGCGGGCTTAAACAGCATCTTAAAGGATATGTAGACTGGCGTACTGCGGTAGTATTTGGTATTCCGGCTATTGTGGGAGTTACAATGGTAAGACATTATGTAGTGCCAGCTTTACCAGACGTTTTATTTACCATAAGTGATTTTGATTTTACACGCAGGATGGCAATGTTTGGCCTCTTTGCAATACTAATGATACCAGCCGCTTTCTCAATGCTCAAAAAGCGTAAAGAGTGTCCAGAAAAGAATGATGGCAAGGTTTCTTACAACTACTCTCTTATCTTAGTAGAAGGATTACTAGTAGGTAGTATTACTGGTATGATAGGTGCCGGTGGTGGTTTTTTAATCATACCCGCCCTAGTAATACTTGCAAACATAAAAATGAAAGTAGCCGTAGGAACTTCACTCATAATTATAGCATTTAAATCTCTTATGGGCTTCTTTTTAGGTGATGCTTTAACGATGGATGTAGATTGGGTATTTCTCTCCATTTTTACATTAATCTCTCTTTTGGGAATTTTTATAGGCAGTTATTTAAGTAATTTTATAGATGGACAGAAGCTCAAAAAAGGTTTTGGTTACTTTATTTTTGCAATGGCCATTTTTATCTTTTATATGGAGTTCTTTGTAAACAAATAA
- a CDS encoding MBL fold metallo-hydrolase — protein MKIEQIYTGCLAQGAYYIESKGEVAIIDPLREVKPYLDRAKLDEAKIKYIFETHFHADFVSGHVTLAKDTGAPIIYGPNANPSFEATIANDGQEFKLGDVTIIALHTPGHTMESTTYLLKDKDGKDHAIFSGDTLFLGDVGRPDLAQKMGELTERDLAGFLYDSLRTKIMPLADDVIVYPAHGAGSACGKNMMKETVDTLGNQKQMNYALRADMTKEEFINEVIDGLLPPPQYFPLNVKMNKEGYEDIQDVLKRGTQALSPQAFEAAANETGAIVLDVRHQDEFAKGHIPRSIFIGLKGGFAPWVGALIADVKQPILLVTEPGKEEETVTRLSRVGFDNALGYLKGSFDAWKKEALEYDTVSSITAAQFKSNLEKSKKPVYDVRKESEYLSERVKDAHLTPLDFLNNHLAEFPENDTFYVHCAGGYRSMIAASILKSRGIHNLIDVQGGFKAIKEAGVPVTDFVCPTTL, from the coding sequence ATGAAAATTGAACAAATCTACACAGGATGCTTAGCACAAGGTGCCTATTATATAGAAAGCAAAGGGGAAGTTGCTATAATTGACCCTTTAAGAGAGGTAAAACCTTATCTTGATAGAGCAAAACTTGATGAAGCAAAAATCAAGTATATTTTTGAAACTCACTTTCACGCAGATTTTGTGAGCGGTCACGTAACACTAGCCAAAGATACGGGCGCTCCTATTATATATGGGCCTAATGCAAACCCCTCTTTTGAAGCGACCATTGCAAATGATGGGCAAGAGTTCAAGCTAGGTGATGTAACTATTATAGCATTACACACACCAGGACACACGATGGAAAGTACAACTTACCTTCTTAAAGATAAAGATGGTAAAGACCACGCAATTTTCAGTGGTGATACTTTATTTCTAGGAGATGTAGGAAGACCAGATCTTGCTCAAAAAATGGGAGAACTCACAGAGCGTGACCTTGCAGGTTTCTTATATGACAGCTTACGCACTAAAATAATGCCCCTTGCAGATGATGTAATAGTATATCCAGCACACGGTGCGGGATCTGCCTGTGGTAAAAATATGATGAAGGAAACCGTAGACACTCTAGGGAACCAAAAGCAAATGAACTATGCCTTGAGAGCAGATATGACTAAGGAAGAGTTTATAAATGAAGTTATAGATGGACTGTTACCGCCACCTCAGTATTTTCCGCTCAATGTAAAAATGAACAAAGAAGGTTATGAAGACATTCAAGATGTTTTAAAAAGAGGTACACAAGCCTTATCACCACAAGCTTTTGAGGCTGCTGCAAATGAGACGGGTGCTATTGTACTAGATGTACGTCATCAAGATGAGTTTGCAAAGGGTCACATACCTAGGTCTATTTTTATAGGTCTCAAGGGAGGTTTTGCTCCGTGGGTAGGAGCTCTTATTGCAGATGTAAAGCAACCTATATTACTAGTGACAGAACCTGGTAAGGAAGAAGAGACAGTGACACGATTATCACGTGTAGGTTTTGACAACGCACTGGGATATCTCAAAGGTAGTTTTGATGCCTGGAAAAAGGAAGCTCTTGAGTATGATACTGTAAGCTCTATAACAGCTGCCCAGTTTAAGTCTAATCTTGAAAAATCTAAAAAACCGGTATACGATGTACGTAAAGAGAGTGAGTATTTATCTGAGCGTGTAAAAGACGCTCACCTTACTCCTCTAGATTTCTTAAATAATCACCTTGCAGAGTTTCCAGAAAACGACACTTTTTATGTACACTGTGCTGGAGGATATAGAAGTATGATTGCTGCATCTATTTTAAAAAGCAGAGGCATACACAATCTTATAGATGTACAAGGTGGTTTTAAAGCCATAAAAGAAGCTGGTGTACCTGTTACAGATTTTGTGTGCCCTACAACATTATAA
- a CDS encoding rhodanese-like domain-containing protein, with protein sequence MKNINQAEWQELIANDSQAVILDVRTPGECAEGIQANAQMIDFLDQPSFMASIKELDTSKNYYIYCRSGNRSGQACQILDNMGVQSTYNLTGGMVAWTGETVAP encoded by the coding sequence ATGAAAAATATAAATCAAGCCGAATGGCAAGAACTCATTGCAAATGACAGTCAGGCTGTAATTTTAGATGTAAGAACTCCTGGAGAGTGCGCAGAAGGGATACAGGCTAATGCTCAAATGATTGATTTTTTAGACCAGCCCTCGTTTATGGCTTCTATAAAAGAGCTTGACACCTCAAAAAATTACTATATCTATTGCAGGAGCGGTAATCGTAGCGGGCAAGCGTGTCAAATACTTGATAATATGGGTGTGCAAAGCACATACAATCTTACGGGTGGAATGGTGGCCTGGACAGGAGAAACGGTAGCACCATAA